ACTTTTATTTATTAGTGagggaacaaataaacaaaaaactaacggGCTGCAGTAAAGTTCAAAGTTCAAAGAGAGCTTGCCTTAGCTGAGGTGAAAGCTTCTTATGATATGAACTAGCTGTGGGTGCCATATAATACCCCTTACAGAAAAGATAAGAAAAAATATCAATAGGTTACCATCAAAATACAAGCGGGCCCTCATAAGAGAACACTGCATTACCAGCAGCACACATCCACTGAGGTGGAACAAGTATTTCACAGCAATGAATTTGTGTAATGTTTCAAAACAGTATGATAACACAGGCAAATATTACCACTGTGGCCCCGTTCTACCAATGGATGAAATTATTTTAGATTCTCTTGTGTTACCATATGATTGCCACTTGGTACAGACCATTGCATTGTCATGTAATTATAAtatcactatttatttttaattttttacaaggTCTGATTGTACCTTCAAATGCAAACCAGTAGAAGGCCAGTAAAAGTGTCTCAGTTGTGAGCACTTGGACAAAGGAAGATGTTGCTGTGTGGTTAAAAGAAAATAAGCTGGACTTCTGTCTCAACCGTTTGCAGCGTATGATGGACCATTGATGCACCAGCTACAGCAATTAAGCAGGAGGTAAGACTGACTGTAATATAAAGGTTGTGGTCTCAAGAGACAGATAAGAAATGAAACTTTTGTGATACGCTGCTGACTGAGatgaaaaagaataaaagaacCCTTAATGACTATAATAGTTGCACTACCTGGTTTTATCCAGTAGATGTCACTATAGGGTGAACTAACTAAAGAGTACCTGTAATAAACAACAGCCAACGttcataaaaaaatgtgtcactttGACAGACTGTTGAGgtattaaggatttttttttaaactaaaacatatatttgtttgcttataattttgttattttattgccCCTTTTTAATTGCAATGGATATGTCAattaatcagtcaatctttattttacatagcgcctttcatagtggaccaccatcacaaagcgctttacaagatgcagatatataaaactatatattgtatatattagcaTTATTTACCTCAGcatgaactctgtttcactcataTCACACATGAGAACAAGGTTATTCTTGCAATTGAGAGTATGCAGTATAGCAGTTATGCAGTACTAACCTTTTCAAACTTTCCATCAAAATAGAGACAGATGTTTTATCAATAGAACTGAATATTGGATTACCTGAACTCAGTCCTGTACTACCCAAAATGATTAAACGCATTGTAATGTAATGGATAGTGAGCCTGACGTTTTTGTAAATTGGACAGTTTTGTAcctactgtactattattacaGGACGGatcctgttttttctttgtatatgatacatttttttatttttatttttttttgtatttgatatgttttatgttttaaatgttaaataaaaaatattaccatTAGCAGCCTTGACTGTAAtactgttgtattttgtatttgtatttcctgGGGAGTGAAttagcttttttccccccaaactaATATGGTCATGGTAGAAAAGCATACAAACTGAAAAATGCTACaaactatgtaaaaaaaacattattattattattattattattattattattattattattattattattattattattattattattatttttgcctgCCTGTTTAATTTAGGACTGTTGTGAAAAGGTTGATTTTCCAGCAGTCTGTGTTTTACAGAAGGGATTGCTGCACCAGTGTAGTTTACACGTATTTAAATGATTAGTTGTAAATTAATTACGTATTCGTAATGTAACACGTCAttacatggaaataaaaaatcGCCTGTTTTTTCCATGTAGCAGCAATAAGATTCCgttaaagtatttatttgtagttttttcaaTCAAAGACGTTCTAGAGGAAAACCCTTGCGTCCTGCAGCGCTATCTACTGGTCAAATATTTTAGTGCAGTTCTTTTTTTCAACAGCGACAGGAAACAAATACGATTTGTTTAACTTCCAGTCTCGGCGACTCTGAAAAATGGCGGATATGGAGGATTTGTTTGGGAGCGATGGTGACAGCGAGAATGAACACCAAGGTAACTCTTTCTTTTTGGAAGAATAGTCATTCCACGCATAAATTCTTTGTACATTTAGTGGTGTGCTTAATTTGTTTAGACACATTCGCGCCACAAAAAGTGGATGTTGTGTTTAATTAACATGGTTATTAGGTGATGTTGTAATCATggtagattttttattattattattattattattattattattattattattattattattattattattcaagcgGTTAAAGTTTGCTTTGGAAAAGTTTAGAATGTAACTACGTGTATTATCAGCACCAGTCTTGTACCGTTAACTTTATTTGTCTTGGAAAATCTACGATCTACAGAAAAACATTACACAGGTTCACTCAAACCACTATATTAAACTTTGGATTTTACTGCTGCCCGTTGGCAAAGTACGTTGCCTTGTTGTATGGAATTTATTGCTTATTTTAGCATATAATCAGAATGCAGTACAGTAGTTTTCTCAGTAACTGTATTTTAGACAATAAAAATGGATTCTaagagatgtttgttttttgttttgcacattaaGCTGAATGACCTTACTAACTAGCTGTATTGTGTTCATGTGACGGGATCAGTAAAACATAATGTCTTATTGTATTAAATTGACATAATCTTTCAATAGGCGCAGTCATTTGGTATATTTGAATACACCAAAATATTCAATGTCAGCAATACTAAAGTAACTGGAGTTTAAAAAGTCGAAGATAAAAGCGCTTTCTCTTTAATgattatgattgagtgtttaaaatagTGAATCAACATTCAGTTATTCTGTTTGCCTATTTTCTGTAATTCATGACATGCAGAATAGATCCACAGTGACAGAACATCCCTCTCTTGTTAGATTCCGGGTCCGGGTCTGGTTCTGACTCTGAGCAAGAACAGCCCAGGTCTGTGAGTAATGCATCAGGGAGTGACAGTGAAAGGGAATGTCAccgtgatgatgatgatgatgatgatgatgatgatgaagacgaCAGAGATGCAGGGCAGCCCAGTAACAAGGAGCTGTTTGGTGATGATAGCGAAGACGAACATGGCTCCCAACACAGTGGAAGTGACAACAGGTCAGAGAGGTCAGACAACCAGTCGGAGGCCAGTGTGCATTCTGAGCAGGAGGACAATGAGCATTCAGACGTGGAGCAGCACAGTGGCTCAGAAGGGCACCATGATGAGGAAGATGGCGGACACAGATCTAACACAGGCAGTCCTCAGTCTGAGGCGGGCAGTCCTCAGTCTGAGGCGGGCAGTCCTCAGTCTGAGGCGGGCAGTCCCCGGTCTGGGGCACCTAGTCCCCGGTCTGAGGCAGCTAGCGCCCATTCAGAGGCGGGCAGCCCACGATCTGAGCCTGCTAGTCCGCGGTCTGAGACTGTAAGCCCCAGGTCCCACGCTGCCAGTCTCCACTCCGAGGCTGAGGGCTCAGGAAAAGAGGCTCATTCAGAGGATGAGAAGTGGGCCAAAAGTGATCAATCAGATGACGAGGCAAAACCACAGCAATCGGGTGATGAGCACAGGCGCTCCGATGATGAAGAGGAAGAACAACGGGAGCACAAGTCAGGTAGGGggcaaaaaacaaacctgttcttGTCTAAACAACTTCCTGAAGCATCGTTTACTCGCACCTTGATTGCGTCAACAGGAGTCACCTGTTTGGCATTGTCTTAGTTCTACAGTAGAAGATATCTTCTTGAAAGACAGTCGACAgttctgtaaaatacattaaaattcaGTTTCAGAACAATAGTGATACCCAATAACACACttaatgcacattattaaaaaatattcatttaaagatgtcatgttttttttttctttttttttttaattcaagcatCACTtagtctgaaaaaaaacattgcttaacCCCATAATTAAAATAAGAAGTCCATTATACATTTTCTTCTCATTTTGTTTCTTGCAGAATCTCCTAAAGGCAGCGACAGTGAAGATGACTTTGTGAGACAAAAGCACAAGAAGACAGTAGCATCAGATTCTGATTCTGACAGTGATGTTGGAGGACACAAAGGTAATTTGCTTCCATTTAgttgattcattttaaatgaggCTGACTCCTTGATATATTGCTCGTGTATAGGCTTGCAATTCAGAGCAAATTcacattgtgtgtgtttgatatGGCACATCATATCAGTAGCACAGCTAACAAGTTGTTGAATTCTATTTATCCTTGATAAATGAAGATACAAGGTTTGAGTGAGAAATACTTTACAGACCTGTAGTGCATGATGGTGAGGTCATGTTACTGTTTCTTATAGAAAGTAAACCTGCAGCAGATGACCTCTTTGGAGAAGCTGATGATATTTCCTCAGACAGCGATACTGAAAAGCCCACCACCCCAGGACAGCCACTTGTGAGtgcagtgctctgaaatatttagatttttatctCAATATCTATTCCAAGCCTGTACCTATGTATGTTTAGTTTTACACATCAGAGAACAGATTATCCTTATCGGTAACTTGGTGTTATGTTTTTCAGCACATATAATTGAGAGGTTCAAATGTGGATAAGTATTGGCGGTGACTGTCTGTGTTTCATGTTACACATTAGCTTTCTGGTGGTAACTTACAAATGATTACATTACAAGCTAATGTGTCTATATATCCTATGGGTTTAAAACCAGATTAAAATGTTAGGGAACATTTTGACTTTAGCTTCTTTGGGTCCAAACTGATTAATTCTTGTTTTATATCCCAGGACAATGAGGATGGAATGGAAGCTGATCATCCAGAGGAAGAACCTGTTCCAGAAACAAGAATAGAAGTAGAGATTCCCAAAGTCAACA
This window of the Polyodon spathula isolate WHYD16114869_AA chromosome 24, ASM1765450v1, whole genome shotgun sequence genome carries:
- the LOC121299325 gene encoding RNA polymerase-associated protein LEO1-like yields the protein MADMEDLFGSDGDSENEHQDSGSGSGSDSEQEQPRSVSNASGSDSERECHRDDDDDDDDDDEDDRDAGQPSNKELFGDDSEDEHGSQHSGSDNRSERSDNQSEASVHSEQEDNEHSDVEQHSGSEGHHDEEDGGHRSNTGSPQSEAGSPQSEAGSPQSEAGSPRSGAPSPRSEAASAHSEAGSPRSEPASPRSETVSPRSHAASLHSEAEGSGKEAHSEDEKWAKSDQSDDEAKPQQSGDEHRRSDDEEEEQREHKSESPKGSDSEDDFVRQKHKKTVASDSDSDSDVGGHKESKPAADDLFGEADDISSDSDTEKPTTPGQPLDNEDGMEADHPEEEPVPETRIEVEIPKVNTDLGSDLYFVKLPNFLSVEPRPFDPQYYEDEFEDEEMLDEEGRTRLKLKVENTIRWKTRRDEEGTEIRESNARIVKWSDGSMSLHLGNEVFDVYKAPLQGDHNHLFIRQGTGLQGQAVFKTKLTFRPHSTDSATHRKMTLSLADRCSKTQKIRILPMAGRDPESQRNEMIKKEEERLRASIRRESQQRRMREKQHQRGLSANYLEPDRYEEEEEGEESISLAAIKSKYRGGSGIREERARIYSSDSDEGSDEDRAQRLLKAKKLDSDEEGEISGKRKAEDDDDDDDNHEKSMKKPKKYVISDEEDEEDE